A window from Sinorhizobium fredii encodes these proteins:
- a CDS encoding ImmA/IrrE family metallo-endopeptidase, with translation MAKDYFTSRGLSTPKMMKEALKYRNEFDMQHVELVDIVDIIEFKLVSRFPDFRLVIARDTEMKEDALAEPLKGRITVRQSVYVAACDGDVEARLVLAHELGHFLLHREKDVSMHKDPRGAVQPIRDMKATESIEDQADMFARHFLAPPHLSYLYRHEPHKLAMLTGTPLRVCLGNITMSKWPEVYAIRTT, from the coding sequence ATGGCAAAGGACTACTTCACATCCCGAGGATTGAGCACTCCGAAGATGATGAAGGAGGCTTTGAAGTACCGGAACGAGTTCGACATGCAGCATGTCGAACTCGTCGACATCGTCGATATCATAGAGTTCAAGCTGGTCTCGAGGTTTCCGGACTTTCGGCTGGTGATTGCTCGCGATACCGAAATGAAGGAAGACGCGCTCGCCGAGCCGCTGAAGGGCCGGATTACGGTCCGACAGTCGGTCTACGTCGCAGCGTGCGACGGAGACGTCGAAGCGAGGCTCGTTCTCGCGCACGAACTTGGTCATTTCCTCCTGCACCGGGAGAAGGACGTCTCCATGCACAAGGATCCGCGCGGCGCCGTCCAGCCGATCCGTGACATGAAGGCAACTGAAAGCATCGAGGACCAGGCCGACATGTTTGCACGGCACTTCCTGGCGCCTCCTCACCTTTCTTACCTATACCGACACGAGCCGCATAAGCTGGCGATGCTGACAGGCACTCCGCTGAGAGTCTGTCTGGGCAACATCACGATGTCGAAGTG
- a CDS encoding helix-turn-helix domain-containing protein: MSDNEDVGLKAALRNFGDLVRHKRQACRWTFHGLSEKTGIEITALSDVEAGLNPLTEIERETLCDFLGIDIDAFSKMLRKERNKESTKNVDTAGQLRAAPVVDLKRYRETWQRTTSHPED; the protein is encoded by the coding sequence ATGTCCGACAATGAAGACGTCGGCCTGAAGGCCGCGTTGCGCAATTTTGGTGACCTCGTCCGGCACAAACGCCAGGCTTGCCGATGGACGTTCCATGGACTTTCCGAGAAGACCGGGATCGAAATCACGGCACTTAGCGACGTGGAAGCTGGGCTCAATCCCCTGACGGAAATCGAACGGGAGACGCTTTGCGACTTCCTTGGCATCGATATCGATGCTTTCTCGAAGATGCTCCGTAAAGAACGCAACAAGGAGTCGACGAAAAACGTCGACACAGCCGGGCAGCTTCGTGCAGCCCCCGTCGTCGATCTAAAAAGGTATCGTGAAACATGGCAAAGGACTACTTCACATCCCGAGGATTGA